DNA sequence from the Streptomyces sp. CA-210063 genome:
AGTGCAAGACCTCGCCCGAACTAAGTGCAACTAAGGTGGCGGTCATGCCGAGAGACACGCTGACCGCAGACCGGATCGTCCACGCGGCCATCGAGCTGCTGGACGACGAGGGACTGGACGGCCTCAACATGCGCAGCCTGGCCCAACGGCTCGGCTCGGCCGCCACGGCCGTCTACTGGCACATCAAGACCAAGGACGAGCTGGTCCGGCTCGCCGGCGACGCGATCTGGTACGAGATCGAGCAGCCCGATCTCGACGCCACCGACTGGCGTACGGCCGCTGCCGTCCAGGCCGCCGGCATGCACGCGATGCTCACCCGGCACCCCTGGCTCGGCCAGGCGTTCGGCAGCCATCTCATGCACGGCCCCGGCCAGGCCCGCCATGACGATCTCAGTCTCGCCATCTACGAAAAGGCGGGCTTCACCGCCGCCGACGCGGACCGGGCAGCCGCCACCGTGCTCACCTTCGTGCTCGGCAACGCGCTCGGCCCCGCCGCAGAGGTGTCGCTGAAGCGCCGGCTCGGCAAGAACGGCGCGGATGCCGAGCAA
Encoded proteins:
- a CDS encoding TetR/AcrR family transcriptional regulator — encoded protein: MPRDTLTADRIVHAAIELLDDEGLDGLNMRSLAQRLGSAATAVYWHIKTKDELVRLAGDAIWYEIEQPDLDATDWRTAAAVQAAGMHAMLTRHPWLGQAFGSHLMHGPGQARHDDLSLAIYEKAGFTAADADRAAATVLTFVLGNALGPAAEVSLKRRLGKNGADAEQLMTEAMTRAVETAQQYPRLRERLGTPAASQYIAAPDNTFEFGLQSILDGFEARLTADRTSRRE